CCGCCACCACCACCGGCAGGAGATCCATTTCAGCAAAACAAAGAGACGCTCGCCCTGTTAAGCACCCTTCCTGCGGCACAATGGCAGGGCGCTACCAGTGGTAGTTGTTTTAACGCGGCTGGAGCGCAGGTGAGCGCTGTTACGAATCGTTCAGAATTGAGCGCCGGCGTGCCTCTGACGGTCTGCAGCAGTGGCTGCAATACGAGCCCGATAGCATGCAAGTCAGGCACGGCCACGCTCAACCCGAATGCGCTCAATACCCTTCTATTTCTTGCCCAGGAAGGCGTCGGTTTTACTGTTACTAGTATCTCCACCGGAAGTCATAGTCCAACATCGCAGCATTATGCCTTGAGAGCGGTGGACATAAGCGCTCCTTCGGTGAGTTATTCGGCCCTCTCTGCAAAACTTCAGACCATACCCGCGGTCAGTAAAGTGATCTGCGAGAACAGCAGCGGAGAAACGGCATGTACAGACTCGAGCGTCAATCATATTCATTTTGAGGTACGGTAAGGAGGTATCGCTTTTGTTTTTCTTGCGGGATAATGGCACGCGTGCGATACTAGTGGTACGGTGCCATGAGCCAGCCCTGTATACACCCTATGCCAGAAGAAGCGCAGCAACAAAATGGAGCGTTCGAGTCGACAGTTCAACCTCCCGTTGTCGAAAGTGCTAAACAAGTTTACGAGCGGCGCAGAGAGGCGAAGCGCGCTTCGCAGGCGGTAGGTGGCGGTCGCGATCTATCTGCCGCGAAACCAAAGCGCTCGATGCGCGTGTTCGTCTGGATCGTTGTGCTCATCGTCGTCGGCTACGGCCTGTATGTGCTCGTTTCGAATACTACGCCGCAGACCGAGGACATGAGCCGCACCATACCGGATCAGGGACGCCAGCATATCAGTGCTGGGGCAGAGCACGTGCCTTACAACTCAAACCCGCCGACCTCAGGGCCACACTATGACACGCCGGCCCATCCCGGATTTCGCGAAGAGGCGATTGCCGATGAAAATTTGGTACATTCTCTTGAGCACGGGCTGGTTTGGGTCTCTTATGATCCGCGCGTCGGGGAGAGTGTGCGCGAGGGGCTCCGTAAGTTTGGGAGCGAGTGGGTCGTCGTTACCGCGCGTGAGGCAAATGAGACCGATATTGCGCTTGCCGCGTGGGGCCGACTCGACGCGTTCAATCTCGAGCCTCGCGATGCATCGAACCTCGCGGATAGTGGGCTCGACGCAGTCACCGAGCAGCGCATCCGCGACTTTATCGCGCGGTACCGCGGCCGCGGCCCGGAGAAAATTCCCGCCGGGCAGCATGGAGGAATCTAACACGGCAGTGGCTGTACATGTGGAAGGTAGGCGGTATAGATTTTTGCTGTATTGACACGCGGTGCAGTATTCAATTTTCAATGAGCAATTTTCAATAAATTTTCAATGTTTCAATGACGCAATGACGGACGACGTCGTGTTTGAAAATTGAGTCATTGCAAAATTGATTGAAAATTGATAATTGAAAATTTTCGATGGAAGACCTCACTAAGACCCAACTCATTCTCCTCGCGCTCCTGGTATCCTTCGTAACCTCGATGGCAACTGGCATTGTTGCGGTAACGCTGATGGAACAGGCGCCGGAGCCGGTGGTGCAGACGATCAACCGGATTGTGGAGCGCACGGTTGAGACCGTGCGCGAGGCGGTGCCCGTTTCCGAGAAGAGCCAACGACAAGCCACGACAAACACAATAAAAGAAACGACGGTCGTGGTGAAGGAAGAGGATTTGATCACGAGCAC
This portion of the bacterium genome encodes:
- a CDS encoding DUF3105 domain-containing protein; protein product: MPEEAQQQNGAFESTVQPPVVESAKQVYERRREAKRASQAVGGGRDLSAAKPKRSMRVFVWIVVLIVVGYGLYVLVSNTTPQTEDMSRTIPDQGRQHISAGAEHVPYNSNPPTSGPHYDTPAHPGFREEAIADENLVHSLEHGLVWVSYDPRVGESVREGLRKFGSEWVVVTAREANETDIALAAWGRLDAFNLEPRDASNLADSGLDAVTEQRIRDFIARYRGRGPEKIPAGQHGGI